The Theobroma cacao cultivar B97-61/B2 chromosome 2, Criollo_cocoa_genome_V2, whole genome shotgun sequence genome includes the window GGAGTGGGACGCAGCGTACACTAGTTATCCAGGCCCGCATGGTCATTGTTGATGAGTCAGAGGCACACAACTCTGACCTTTCACATGAATTCACTTAATaaactctctctttctctgaATACTAACTTAATAAACTCTCTCTTTGCTGTCTTTAGTTCCCTTTTCTCagttatttttatctttttatactGATTATGAGTATGCACTTTTGTTGCACTAGCGTGATCCGTTTCCTATACACGGGAGGATCGAGGCTAACTTAGTCACCAAGGGGGCTGCAGGCAGACGTGGCTAAAGTTGCACGATTTATTGGAACAAAACCCCGTGACTATAGCTCATTATAATTACCAAAAGGCTTAACATTGACATTGTCAACACTTATATTagtagaaagaaaagaaaagggaggAATGGAAAATTTCTggtcttttctattttttttttttgtttctcaacaAGTTTTGGTGTTTTTGTGAGTTTGGtgtgtaaattttttaagttttgttttccaacaaaaatcaaggaaaatttttatttatttttacctGTCCAAACACAATATCAAGGATAACTTCAATTCTTTATCTTCCCACATAAAAACCCAAAGATAACACCTTATTTCCTTAGTACAAACTTTATCAAAATTTACTTCAACAGAAACTTTATCGAAATATTTAgcccaaaaaaggaaaatgggagaTACATAAGCTAAAGGTGTTGTCTGCTGATGCTGAAAAGTGGGCATTTGTTTGTTGGGATGTCCGTTCAGGCTGTGGCAGATCACATGCGAGCAGAAGTACCAGAGATGGGAGACCTGAAAACTGGGCTAAGGTTGAAGCTCCATGTTACACCCTCTTTGGGCCCCTTGAGACACACTGTTTCAATGGATTACACTTCACTGCTTCACATGCTCAATTGCTCAAAGtcataaataattggatttggAGTTGTGGATGCCAGACACAcacataaagaaaaaaaggaagacaTTGCTCTTTTTCATGTTGCCAGTAATTCTTTTTTGGCAGTTATATATCTCTATAGTAAAAAGGGTTTTCTAGTTGTATAGTTGGAAGCTAAGGTTTCTAGTTAATGCAGCTTGAGCAAGTCACAGTTCTGAAAAAGATCCATACAACATCAGTCCACCTTATCGGCTGAGCAACTTAGATGGATTTGTCttgtttatattttcatgTTGATGTTGAGTAAATCATGTGTTGAAAAGATCGATTCAGTACCATATTACTGTAAAGTCTGAATAATTATGATAGCAACAGTAAACGCTTTTGTCGGGTGGCAATTCAAGTTTTGCCTGTTACAAGccaggaaaagaaaagggtttTCCCTTCACAAGTTGGTAACTTATGTTGATATCAATAATGGTGCCAAtttcatgattttaatttgCTATTCAGcataattcatattttctAGCTATACTTGAGATTAAAGTCCCTGGATTCTGGATAGTATCCACAGGCAAGTTTAGCTAGCTGGTCCGGTCCTTAAGGCCCAATATGTTGCATAGCTTCCAATTTGGTTTGGTTTGTTACTGGGCCTGGTTCTAGCCTGGAACGACAATTAAGCTTTGTTTTCTGAGAGAGCAATGGCAGTTTCTCAGCTGATTCGtggcaaaaaggaaaatgcaTCCATCTTGCTCCACGATGTGAATAGAATTAGCTTCACTGCCAGCATTGGTTTCCAATGAAGTTGAACATGTTTATCATCTGCATCACGTCTTAgtcatcattttcattttttaaaatgtcaaCACTCTTAGAAGCCCTCACCTATAAATTCTCAGAATCATTATCGCTATAATAATTAAGTATAATTGTGGCAACATAAGCTTAAAAAAGAGCATAGGGTAACAAAAGAATCACCCCTAAAAATCGTTCTCTCATTTAAAGCAATATCGATGACAAGCATCTGCTCCTCAATGAAAGAAGAGAATGATTAGTACAATTGAGATAAAAGCAAGGGGCAAAAGACGCTCTTATCATTGAATTCACAAACTTTATCCATGATTAGTTGCCAAAAATCAAGGGTTACCTAACTGCTAGCTCATGAGTTTGATAAGACAAAAAGGTAAAACGAACAGGAGATCAGAATGAAAACACCAGGTATGAACAATGTTCTCTAGGAGTTAGGTGCCCAACCATGATTTCGTGTGCTAATTGTGGCCCATGGCTTCGATTTCCTTCCTCACAGATTTCTTAACCTATCTCTTTGTTTGTAAGATGCAGGATGTTTTCTGTTCTGCCATCTTCTCAGTCACTGTTCTATTTATAGCATCTAGTTCTTTGGACTGTTGCTGCAAGCTCAGAAATCAAATGGACTAAACgctgatttgattctaaggaGGGTTGAAGTCATGTTTATGTTCTTGTTTTCccatttttggtttttggatTGGGCTATTTCAGCAAACCTACTGCCCATCAACAATGGATTCTTCATGCTTCTTTTAACTGGGAACTCTCCAATTGTGAATGAAGAACATATGACTTGATTTCTAACGATTAATTCACTGCTCTTGTGTGGATTGACTCTTCATgtttaagaataaaaaaatacagtTATCCGGCATTACTTATTATAGATAGATTCAAGTCCAGTGAAAGCTGCTACTATAAACAACTTATTCTACTTTGGATATTTTGCCAATCTGAGTTAAATTCTTTAGTTTCCTAGTCAGGGGAGACTTGAAATCATATTCAGATAAGGACCAGTCACCAATTCATTCCATTATGGTTTGGGTGTCATGAGCAGGGCAATTTGGGGTCTACTAAAAaccagagaaaaaaaaaggaagataaaAACTCACAATGGTAcctaaaatcatttcattttctcatGTCACTGCCATCTTTCTTTTAGCACCAGACTGCTTTAAtcgcctttttttttttcccccttttgGACGGAATAGCATGCTCACAATTACTGCACTGAGGGTTACCTATCAGCACAAAAGTTGATGTTTCTTACATTTCTGGAATCCCATTTTCTAATATTTAGCAAATCTTGCAGGGAAGCATTGcattttataattgaaaagaaaaggtcAAAGATGGAAAAGTAAGATGACACAGAGTTCACAAAAGGATGATTACCCCCATAAATGAACAAATTTTGCTAAAGGGGATCAGCCCAACCTAGGACTTGATTGCCCAACAAGCGATTCTTACAGCCTAGCTTAGTATTCCCATTAGTGAAAGTGAAAAGGGGAAGAAAAcccatcatttttttttttacctttttatgataaaaaaaaaaaaggtggaaCTGATAGGTGCTTTGTCCTCAAATTAGCACACATGgaacatcaaaatattattacaaatTAGAAGATTAACTTACATTAGTGCTAAAAATCTAGCAAAAGAAgtaaaaacaagaagaaaagaaagcacaTCTTGTTGgagttattaaataaaaagtaagaTGCTCATagacatgattttttttaatctgaAAAACCCTAAGCACTTTGCTAGTTGGCTTTGTCCTTAATCACATCAATCCCCATCTCAGTTGGGTCTGTTGCTTGAACTTCATAGTGGATGCCATCTAGCACTCTCCGCAGCCCATCTTTGGATGTTGCGTACAGCATTTTGGCTCTAATTCTTGATGCTGTTGGGGAcctaaaaccaaaaaatgcAACATCAACCATGAATTTTATTATCTCTGGAACATCTGATTCAATTCAATCCAATCCAATCCAGTGGCTGTCATGCAAATTTGTTCTTGGATTAGCAAAAGTTTGGTGATCAACCTCACTTGCATATAGACTAAGCTACCAAATCACTATATTAATATTAGACATAAAATATATTCCTAAAGCATAGAGATGCTTAGATTCCAATTCATGAAATGTACAATTATTGATCCCTGCCCTCCCCAccccaaaaaaatatataattaatctCAATTATTTGCCTATTATTAACCCAGTAGAGGAAATTATAcactaattattattattataaatatatatatcttatatatataaatgaagtTCCCATCTTAGAAAAGGACGAAATGGTCAATTAATGTAGTAGACATCATTTTTAAGAATAGTAAAGTGGTACTGAGCGAAGTATAAAAGAAGACGGACCATGCAATGAAGAAGATCTTGCTTTTCCGGCAATTATCAACGGTGACGAAATCGAAATCGAACACTGCATATCGACAATCGTCGGTAGGCAACGATGCAGCCAGATCATCGTAGCTTTCGCCGGGCCCGCCGACCTTATCAACGGTCACCAGCCTTGATTTCTCATCGATTTTGAACACTATGTATCTGTGCACTTTCTTCCATTTCATCTCCATGAATGAGTTCTTGCACTCATCGGTGACCCACATCCCGGTCGTAGCCTGTTGTTCGTACACCCAAATACACACTGAATTATGTATAatcaaagattaaaaaaaaaagaaattaaaataaaaaataaaattgggATGTACCATCTTGAAAGCCATTGCCATTGTTGTTGAATTGCTGGGGTGAGCCCAGTTCTTTTTTGGGTTGCTGAAACTTGAAACTGAAGGTGATGAAAATTGAGTGTGGCAATGGGCtttatataaagaaataagtttggaAATGCCATTAAAGTTCATTAATAATTACAACTCAATGTGTACTAGATATGCTCTGTATTGCAAACATCTTTGTTTTGGATGGCCAAATTGCCCTTCTGGTTTTTTTACTGTAACTTATTAATATTATCCAATTAAGATATGTAATAATTCATCTTATTATATAATAAcgacatatataaataaatacggttaaattattaaaaaatttaaattcgaACGAAAATTcgatatttatatttatataaattcaaacgtaaaaataaaaattaaaaatacgAACTCGATAATAATACTTAGCAATTTAGTATTATATAAATGCCGTAAgtaattatttaatcaaatgaaaaaggtCAATAATTTGGTTAGACAAGAAAAGAGTTCATGGAGACAGTActaaaatattgaaaagaaaattcaatgaTTATCAAAACAGGAGATGGAATTATTTAGCTAATGAGGTGTGAGGTCCATCAAgaaagtatatatatagaacATCCCAACCCATTAAACTCATCAGCCATAAATTTTGAACCATCTTTCTTCATCAATGAATAAAGAGGGTTATGGCCCTACTTAactaatatttcaataacatcGAATAtcttatctatatatatttttagttttacttTCATAATAAAGACGACAAGATAAGATGAGAGTGATTAAGGTGTAccttaaatttttgtttctcacATGATTAATGTGTAATTAATAACTTAAACCATCCAATAAGTCTCATTTAGGCTTATTCCATTGTAATGATTTTTCCTTGCTTTCCAAACAACATGACCagttttttgtcatttcagcTTCTTCCAAAACTTGGAAACAAAACTGTAcctttggttcaaatttacCCCATGTCCTGTTCCTACATTAATTAACCACTGCCATATGGCAAAAACAAGCTCACTGTTGACCCATGTAAATTAATCACCGCTATTGAATTGTTGGGAACTAAAACCCCAAAGAcaaaaatagattaaaaataCCTCTCCAAGTTTCAATGGAGTGTGCAATTAGTTAAGTTTACCATAATCTATGAACAAATATACATATCTGACAATGGCACGAGTAACATACATAAAACAAATCTGTGGGCTGCAAAAGAGCAAGTTGATGCAACATTTATCAATCATCAAACTGTAAAAAGGGGGTGTATAAGTACCAGTTCAACGTATGAACAGAAGGTTAATTGCAAAAGTTGCTTTGGTTtatattgaaaagaaaaagcatgTTCTGCTAACCGAGAAAAGTCTAGGAATGAAAC containing:
- the LOC18607566 gene encoding actin-depolymerizing factor 5, which produces MAMAFKMATTGMWVTDECKNSFMEMKWKKVHRYIVFKIDEKSRLVTVDKVGGPGESYDDLAASLPTDDCRYAVFDFDFVTVDNCRKSKIFFIAWSPTASRIRAKMLYATSKDGLRRVLDGIHYEVQATDPTEMGIDVIKDKAN